A region of Pseudopipra pipra isolate bDixPip1 chromosome 10, bDixPip1.hap1, whole genome shotgun sequence DNA encodes the following proteins:
- the PHC3 gene encoding polyhomeotic-like protein 3 isoform X8 gives MENEPNTTTCSAPTTTVATTSTSRTALPQISVYSGSDRHAVQVIQQALHRPPSSAAQYLQQMYAAQQQHLMLQTAALQQQHLSSTQFQSLATVPQASLSGGRQCTSPPGSVTQQSSMSQTSINLSTSPTPAQIISRSQTSNTTSSSITQQTMLLGSTSPTLSASQAQMYLRAQMLIFTPATTVAAVQSDIPVVSSSSSSSCQSAATQVQNLTLRSQKLGVLSSSQNGPPKSSSQTQSLSLCPNKPVTISKGSQPDPSESNRKGESPTPECRSTPVTRTSSIHHLITPASYSPLQPHSLVKHQQIPLHSPPPKISHHQLILQQQQQVQPIALQTPSGQEPPPSQHCLPLPSHGLPPAPSSVPSHCSPIHIHPPPLTLSPSPSQSAQQSVVVSPPPSHSPSQSPTIIIHPQALIQSQANSLVPAALQPEPAAPPPAPSTPVRPVAQPLNLPPHLPLPPSPAVHIGAVEQPGLVSPGQQLVPSTPHQQYPALQSAPIPLAAPPQLSASSTQIQPLPLQSVQSLQVQPEILSQGQVLVQNTLVSEEELPAAEALVQLPFQTLPPPQTVAVNLQVQPSVPIETPVIYQVENVCEEEMPEDSDCVHMARTPTPPTLSPPAITLGNGEALNSDDPLSEHGGLPSVTSSVSASVIKSPSDPSHASIPPPPLLLPAATTRSNSTSMPNSIPSLENKPPQAIVKPQILTHVIEGFVIQEGLEPFPVSRSSLLVEQPAEKRLLVEGQIMSVVCVESDLQNTKHADNSSDTEIEDMIAEEGLDEIENELLKCEFCGKMGYPNKFLRSKRFCSTSCAKSFQLLIHLQKRSWLLTKTLFQRP, from the exons ATGGAGAATGAACCAAACACAACAACATGTTCTGCACCTACAACGACTGTCGccaccacctccacctcccGGACTGCGCTCCCACAGATCTCCGTCTACAGCGGCTCCGACAGACATGCTGTCCAG GTTATTCAGCAGGCCTTGCATCGTCCTCCTAGCTCAGCTGCTCAGTACCTCCAGCAGATGTATGCAGCCCAACAGCAGCATCTAATGCTGCagactgctgctctgcagcagcagcacttaaGCAGTACCCAATTTCAGAGTCTGGCAACTGTTCCACAG GCAAGCCTGTCAGGTGGGAGGCAATGTACTTCCCCCCCTGGGAGTGTCACTCAGCAGTCAAGCATGTCGCAGACCTCG aTTAACCTCTCCACCTCTCCCACACCTGCACAGATAATAAGCCGTTCTCAGACCTCcaacaccaccagcagcagcatcacccaGCAGACGATGTTGCTGGGCAGCACCTCTCCCACCCTGAGTGCAAGCCAGGCTCAAATGTACCTACGAGCTCAGATG CTTATTTTTACTCCTGCGACCACTGTGGCTGCTGTCCAGTCTGACATTCCTGTTGTCTCATCATCCTCCTCATCTTCCTGTCAGTCTGCAGCTACTCAG GTTCAGAACTTGACGTTGCGCAGTCAGAAGCTGGGTGTGCTGTCAAGTTCCCAGAATGGCCCACCAAAGAGCAGCAGTCAAACCCAGTCATTGTCCCTGTGCCCGAATAAACCTGTCACCATTTCCAAGGGCAGCCAACCAGATCCCTCAGAAAGCAATAGGAAAGGCGAGAGCCCAACCCCGGAGTGCCGGAGCACGCCGGTCACACGGACATCCAGCATACACCACTTAATAACACCAG CTTCATATTCTCCATTGCAACCTCATTCTCTAGTAAAGCATCAGCAGATCCCACTTCATTCACCACCTCCAAAGATTTCCCATCATCAGCTGAtattgcagcagcagcagcaagtccaGCCGATCGCACTCCAGACTCCTTCGGGCCAGGAGCCGCCTCCATCCCAGCACTGTCTGCCCCTCCCGAGCCACGGGCTTCCTCCggctcccagcagtgtcccGTCCCACTGCTCGCCGATCCACATCCATCCTCCGCCTCTGACGCTctctcccagcccatcccagtcagcGCAGCAGTCGGTGGTGGTGTCCCCTCCGCCGTCGCACTCCCCGAGTCAGTCCCCCACCATAATTATTCACCCCCAAGCCCTTATCCAGTCCCAGGCGAACTCCCTGGTGCCGGCGGCGCTGCAGCCGGAGCCGGCGGCTCCTCCGCCCGCTCCCAGCACCCCGGTGCGCCCGGTGGCGCAGCCGCTCAACCTCCCGCCGCAcctcccgctgccgccctcgcCCGCCGTGCACATCGGGGCGGTGGAGCAGCCCGGCCTGGTGTCCCCGGGACAGCAGCTCGTGCCCTCCACGCCACACCAGCAATATCCCGCCCTGCAGTCCGCTCCCATCCCTCtggctgctcctccccagctctcgGCATCGTCCACCCAGATTCAGCCGCTGCCCTTGCAGTCTGTGCAGTCTTTACAAGTGCAGCCTGAAATTCTGTCCCAGGGGCAGGTTTTGGTTCAAAACACTTTGGTTTCTGAGGAAGAACTTCCTGCTGCAGAAGCTCTGGTCCAGCTGCCATTTCAAACTCTTCCACCACCACAGACTGTCGCAGTAAATCTGCAGGTCCAGCCATCGGTTCCCATTGAAACTCCAGTG ATTTACCAAGTGGAGAATGTGTGTGAAGAAGAGATGCCCGAGGACTCGGATTGTGTGCACATGGCGAGGACACCTACACCACCCACCTTGTCTCCACCAGCCATAACCTTGGGGAATGGAGAGGCCCTTAATTCAGATGATCCTTTGTCAG AACATGGGGGACTGCCTTCAGTGACATCATCAGTCAGTGCCTCAGTAATTAAATCTCCATCTGATCCTTCACATGCCTCTATTCCACCACCACCTCTTTTGCTTCCAGCAGCAACAACAAGGAGCAACAGCACCTCAATGCCCAACAGCATTCCTAGCCTAGAAAATAAACCTCCACAGGCTATTGTTAAACCCCAGATCCTGACCCATGTCATCGAAGGCTTTGTGATTCAGGAGGGGTTGGAGCCATTCCCT GTCAGTCGTTCATCTTTGCTGGTGGAACAGCCTGCAGAAAAAAGGTTGCTGGTGGAGGGTCAGATCATGAGTGTTGTGTGTGTGGAGTCAGACTTGCAGAACACGAAACATGCAGACAACTCATCGGACACAGAGATCGAGGATATGATTGCAGaag AGGGACTGGATGAAATCGAAAATGAACTTCTGAAGTGTGAATTTTGTGGGAAAATGGGATATCCCAATAAGTTTCTACGATCAAAAAGATTCTGCTCCACATCCTGTGCCAAAAG CTTCCAATTACTTATCCATCTGCAGAAGAGGAGCTGGCTCCTCACGAAGACGCTGTTCCAACGGCCATGA
- the PHC3 gene encoding polyhomeotic-like protein 3 isoform X4, translating into MENEPNTTTCSAPTTTVATTSTSRTALPQISVYSGSDRHAVQVIQQALHRPPSSAAQYLQQMYAAQQQHLMLQTAALQQQHLSSTQFQSLATVPQIISRSQTSNTTSSSITQQTMLLGSTSPTLSASQAQMYLRAQMLIFTPATTVAAVQSDIPVVSSSSSSSCQSAATQVQNLTLRSQKLGVLSSSQNGPPKSSSQTQSLSLCPNKPVTISKGSQPDPSESNRKGESPTPECRSTPVTRTSSIHHLITPASYSPLQPHSLVKHQQIPLHSPPPKISHHQLILQQQQQVQPIALQTPSGQEPPPSQHCLPLPSHGLPPAPSSVPSHCSPIHIHPPPLTLSPSPSQSAQQSVVVSPPPSHSPSQSPTIIIHPQALIQSQANSLVPAALQPEPAAPPPAPSTPVRPVAQPLNLPPHLPLPPSPAVHIGAVEQPGLVSPGQQLVPSTPHQQYPALQSAPIPLAAPPQLSASSTQIQPLPLQSVQSLQVQPEILSQGQVLVQNTLVSEEELPAAEALVQLPFQTLPPPQTVAVNLQVQPSVPIETPVIYQVENVCEEEMPEDSDCVHMARTPTPPTLSPPAITLGNGEALNSDDPLSEHGGLPSVTSSVSASVIKSPSDPSHASIPPPPLLLPAATTRSNSTSMPNSIPSLENKPPQAIVKPQILTHVIEGFVIQEGLEPFPVSRSSLLVEQPAEKRLLVEGQIMSVVCVESDLQNTKHADNSSDTEIEDMIAEEGLDEIENELLKCEFCGKMGYPNKFLRSKRFCSTSCAKRHSLSCTKKFGLFTSDKTSRWNRKSDSQSLGRRGRRPSGPEGASREHFLRQLPITYPSAEEELAPHEDAVPTAMTTRLRRQSERERERELRELRIRKMPESIDLLPVVQTDPSVWTVDEVWAFIHSLPGCQDIADEFRAQEIDGQALLLLKEDHLMSAMNIKLGPALKICARINSLKES; encoded by the exons ATGGAGAATGAACCAAACACAACAACATGTTCTGCACCTACAACGACTGTCGccaccacctccacctcccGGACTGCGCTCCCACAGATCTCCGTCTACAGCGGCTCCGACAGACATGCTGTCCAG GTTATTCAGCAGGCCTTGCATCGTCCTCCTAGCTCAGCTGCTCAGTACCTCCAGCAGATGTATGCAGCCCAACAGCAGCATCTAATGCTGCagactgctgctctgcagcagcagcacttaaGCAGTACCCAATTTCAGAGTCTGGCAACTGTTCCACAG ATAATAAGCCGTTCTCAGACCTCcaacaccaccagcagcagcatcacccaGCAGACGATGTTGCTGGGCAGCACCTCTCCCACCCTGAGTGCAAGCCAGGCTCAAATGTACCTACGAGCTCAGATG CTTATTTTTACTCCTGCGACCACTGTGGCTGCTGTCCAGTCTGACATTCCTGTTGTCTCATCATCCTCCTCATCTTCCTGTCAGTCTGCAGCTACTCAG GTTCAGAACTTGACGTTGCGCAGTCAGAAGCTGGGTGTGCTGTCAAGTTCCCAGAATGGCCCACCAAAGAGCAGCAGTCAAACCCAGTCATTGTCCCTGTGCCCGAATAAACCTGTCACCATTTCCAAGGGCAGCCAACCAGATCCCTCAGAAAGCAATAGGAAAGGCGAGAGCCCAACCCCGGAGTGCCGGAGCACGCCGGTCACACGGACATCCAGCATACACCACTTAATAACACCAG CTTCATATTCTCCATTGCAACCTCATTCTCTAGTAAAGCATCAGCAGATCCCACTTCATTCACCACCTCCAAAGATTTCCCATCATCAGCTGAtattgcagcagcagcagcaagtccaGCCGATCGCACTCCAGACTCCTTCGGGCCAGGAGCCGCCTCCATCCCAGCACTGTCTGCCCCTCCCGAGCCACGGGCTTCCTCCggctcccagcagtgtcccGTCCCACTGCTCGCCGATCCACATCCATCCTCCGCCTCTGACGCTctctcccagcccatcccagtcagcGCAGCAGTCGGTGGTGGTGTCCCCTCCGCCGTCGCACTCCCCGAGTCAGTCCCCCACCATAATTATTCACCCCCAAGCCCTTATCCAGTCCCAGGCGAACTCCCTGGTGCCGGCGGCGCTGCAGCCGGAGCCGGCGGCTCCTCCGCCCGCTCCCAGCACCCCGGTGCGCCCGGTGGCGCAGCCGCTCAACCTCCCGCCGCAcctcccgctgccgccctcgcCCGCCGTGCACATCGGGGCGGTGGAGCAGCCCGGCCTGGTGTCCCCGGGACAGCAGCTCGTGCCCTCCACGCCACACCAGCAATATCCCGCCCTGCAGTCCGCTCCCATCCCTCtggctgctcctccccagctctcgGCATCGTCCACCCAGATTCAGCCGCTGCCCTTGCAGTCTGTGCAGTCTTTACAAGTGCAGCCTGAAATTCTGTCCCAGGGGCAGGTTTTGGTTCAAAACACTTTGGTTTCTGAGGAAGAACTTCCTGCTGCAGAAGCTCTGGTCCAGCTGCCATTTCAAACTCTTCCACCACCACAGACTGTCGCAGTAAATCTGCAGGTCCAGCCATCGGTTCCCATTGAAACTCCAGTG ATTTACCAAGTGGAGAATGTGTGTGAAGAAGAGATGCCCGAGGACTCGGATTGTGTGCACATGGCGAGGACACCTACACCACCCACCTTGTCTCCACCAGCCATAACCTTGGGGAATGGAGAGGCCCTTAATTCAGATGATCCTTTGTCAG AACATGGGGGACTGCCTTCAGTGACATCATCAGTCAGTGCCTCAGTAATTAAATCTCCATCTGATCCTTCACATGCCTCTATTCCACCACCACCTCTTTTGCTTCCAGCAGCAACAACAAGGAGCAACAGCACCTCAATGCCCAACAGCATTCCTAGCCTAGAAAATAAACCTCCACAGGCTATTGTTAAACCCCAGATCCTGACCCATGTCATCGAAGGCTTTGTGATTCAGGAGGGGTTGGAGCCATTCCCT GTCAGTCGTTCATCTTTGCTGGTGGAACAGCCTGCAGAAAAAAGGTTGCTGGTGGAGGGTCAGATCATGAGTGTTGTGTGTGTGGAGTCAGACTTGCAGAACACGAAACATGCAGACAACTCATCGGACACAGAGATCGAGGATATGATTGCAGaag AGGGACTGGATGAAATCGAAAATGAACTTCTGAAGTGTGAATTTTGTGGGAAAATGGGATATCCCAATAAGTTTCTACGATCAAAAAGATTCTGCTCCACATCCTGTGCCAAAAG GCACAGCCTTAGTTgcactaagaaatttgggctgTTTACATCAGACAAGACCAGTCGTTGGAATCGGAAGTCAGATAGCCAAAGTCTTGGGCGACGCGGGCGTCGGCCGAGCGGCCCTGAGGGGGCGTCACGAGAGCATTTTCTTAGACAG CTTCCAATTACTTATCCATCTGCAGAAGAGGAGCTGGCTCCTCACGAAGACGCTGTTCCAACGGCCATGACCACGCGGCTGCGGAGGCAGAGTGAGAGGGAGAGGGAAcgggagctgagggagctgaggatCCGGAAAATGCCAGAGAGCATCGACCTGTTGCCAGTGGTGCAAACTGACCCCTCAGTGTGGACTGTGGATGAAGTTTGGGCCTTTATCCATTCTTTGCCTG GTTGTCAAGATATTGCAGATGAATTTAGAGCACAAGAAATTGATGGACAAGCTCTCCTTTTGTTGAAGGAGGATCACCTAATGAGTGCAATGAATATTAAGCTTGGACCTGCATTGAAAATCTGTGCACGTATCAATTCCTTGAAGGAATCCTAG